Proteins found in one Sardina pilchardus chromosome 11, fSarPil1.1, whole genome shotgun sequence genomic segment:
- the LOC134096157 gene encoding uncharacterized protein LOC134096157 — MDVDDFNFLLDKVQPLIQRQDTTLRKAITARQRLSVTLRFLATGESFRSLCFQYRIGRSTIGQIVTETCEALCVVLKDHLKTPTTEAGWREVARGFQDRCQFPHCLGAIDGKHVYIQPPANSGSLFYNYKGRFSVVLMAVVDANYKFVYASVGTQGRMSDASLFGQSDLRRAMDRGLLNVPKPEPLPNSNVIMPYMFVGDEAFPLRTDLIKPFPHRNLDHDQRIFNYRLSRARRTVENAFGILANRLRVFLTNIALDPDKVTAITLAALSIHNFLREKGSEAYVPPAFVDTEDESHRLVSGTWRRGGALNSVALSRARNATTTAKEQRDQLKAYFQSPAGSVDWQEDMI, encoded by the exons ATGGATGTGGATGACTTCAATTTCCTCCTCGACAAGGTCCAACCTCTTATCCAGAGGCAGGATACAACGCTGAGGAAGGCCATCACTGCCAGACAGCGGCTGTCTGTTACTCTGCGATTCCTTGCAACCG GTGAGTCATTTAGGTCTCTGTGCTTCCAGTACCGCATTGGAAGATCAACAATTGGCCAGATTGTGACGGAGACCTGTGAGGCGTTATGTGTGGTCTTGAAGGATCACCTGAAG ACACCAACAACAGAGGCGGGTTGGCGAGAAGTGGCAAGGGGATTTCAAGATAGGTGTCAATTTCCCCATTGCCTTGGTGCAATCGACGGAAAGCACGTCTATATCCAACCCCCTGCTAACTCTGGAAGCCTTTTTTACAATTATAAAGGCAGATTTTCTGTGGTGCTTATGGCAGTAGTTGATGCCAACTACAAATTTGTGTATGCCAGTGTTGGTACTCAGGGACGAATGTCTGACGCAAGTCTGTTTGGTCAATCAGACCTCCGCAGAGCCATGGACAGAGGCCTACTAAATGTTCCTAAACCTGAGCCACTTCCAAACTCCAACGTGATCATGCCCTATATGTTTGTTGGCGATGAAGCATTCCCCCTCCGCACCGATCTAATCAAGCCATTCCCCCACCGAAATCTCGATCATGACCAGCGAATTTTCAATTATCGTCTATCAAGAGCAAGGCGCACAGTGGAGAACGCGTTTGGAATTTTAGCCAACAGATTGCGTGTCTTTCTGACAAACATTGCACTTGATCCTGACAAAGTGACAGCCATTACACTTGCTGCACTTTCCATCCACAATTTCCTGCGAGAGAAAGGCTCAGAGGCCTATGTCCCCCCAGCCTTTGTTGATACTGAGGATGAGAGCCACAGACTCGTCTCTGGAACATGGCGAAGAGGTGGGGCATTAAACTCTGTGGCATTGAGCAGGGCACGAAATGCCACAACCACTGCAAAAGAACAGCGTGACCAGCTTAAGGCGTATTTCCAGTCACCTGCTGGATCTGTGGATTGGCAAGAAGATATGATCTGA